One part of the Glycine max cultivar Williams 82 chromosome 14, Glycine_max_v4.0, whole genome shotgun sequence genome encodes these proteins:
- the LOC102666655 gene encoding uncharacterized protein, translating into MPLYSKFLKDMLTRKNKYIHSENIVVEGNCSAVIQKILPLKHKDPGSVTIPCSIGEVSVGKALIDLGASINLMPLSMCRRLGELEIMPTRMTLQLADHSITRPYGVIEDVLVQVKHFTFPADFIVMDITEDSEIPLILGRPLLVVLYD; encoded by the coding sequence atgccactctactctaaatttCTAAAGGATATGTTGACAAGGAAGAACAAATACATTCATAGTGAGAACATAGTAGTGGAGGGTAACTGCAGTGCAGTCATTCAGAAGATCCTTCCACTAAAGCATAAAGACCCTGGGAGTGTGaccattccttgttcaattggtgAAGTCTCGGTAGGAAAAGCTCTCATTGACCTGGGAGCCAGTATCAActtgatgccactctccatgtgtagAAGGTTGGgggagttggaaataatgcccacAAGAATGACTTTACAACTAGCAGATCACTCCATCACCAGGCCATATGGGGTGATTGAAGATGTTCTGGTCCAAGTGAAGCACTTCACCTTCCCTGCAGATTTCATAGTCATGGACATCACTGAAGATTCAGAGATTCCCTTAATTTTGGGAAGACCATTGTTAGTCGTcctatacgactaa